The DNA region cccaaggtcatgcagctaccTGAAAGCAGAGCTGAGTCTCAAATCCTGGGCTGCGGACTTCATCGCGGCATGCATGGTTCGTAGGGAAGCTCTGAAGAGCCTTGAGGAAATCGAGAGCCATGTTCCAGCCCCACTTTCTGTACGGATGTCCCGTCTGGGTGGCCCCAGAGGAAGGTGCAGTGTGGATCCCTtcggggaagaagaaaagaaaccaatcCCTGCTGCTTCGGAGGCTTCGTCCACTCTTAATTTTATTGTGACCATTTTCATCTGCTCCTTTCTTCTCGTCCTTCTCATACTCCCTCCCAGGGGGTCATTCCACTGAGCATCTACTTTGTCCTGTCACCCCTCCTATAGAGGTGGATGGTACAGGGAGCATTGGCAGAATTTTTGCTAGTTATAGATGCTGCACTAAATCCCACATCTCCCTTCACTAGACAGGTGGGCATAGCAGGTAAAGCTGATCTATCTGCTCTACCCACCTCCATTCGCTTTCCTTCATTGAAGAAGCCTCCTtctacaaaacaaacagacagacaaacaaacaaatccagtATCTAGATAGAGAAACAGGATACTTTTCACACTTTTTCACTTCTCCCCTCTCCTGGTTGGGCTGGGTGTGCTAGTCAGATTAGGATGGGGGACAAATGGTCAAGGTGGGAGACCAGCCTGAGTCCCTGCCCCCTGCGGAGGCCCAGATAGGGCCGTCCTCGGCCTGCCTGAGATCTGGGGTGAGTTCCCAGACACTCTGCGAATGCACAGGGTCAGGGAAGCAGATGTTTTGACTCTCGCTGACTCCCAGCCTCTGAGACTGGGGGCAAATAAGGGCAGCCCACACACCAGAGGCAGCTTCAACACCAAGGGCAGCCCTTCTGGGCCCCTCACCCTACCTCAAACTGGGCTCCCCCAACTCCAACCTTGGCCCTCCCGGCTTTTACACCCAGTGTTGAAATGAGCAGAGACCCTCCACTAGCCTCGCAGGCATGCCAGACTTCGGGGAATGTGTTCCCTAAAAGACACCGGTCTCTGTGGAGGCTTCCCCATCCACCTGCGCAGAGTCCTTCAGTGACCCTTCGGTCCCAGGGCCCCCACCGAGTCTGGGGCTGAGGGTGAGGGCGGGCAGGCCGCTGGAGCAGGTCAGCAGTGTGGTGTGGCGGCTGGAGAGGCTGAGGCTGGAGAGTTGCCGGCGTGGCCGGGGCCGGGGACCCCCGCAGCAGTCCGGGTGGCACAGCGGCCATGGCCGCAGGTGGCTGTTGAAACCCATGGAGACCCAGGGGTTGCAGCAGCTGCTGAGGTTGCCCAAGAGCATGGAGATGGTGAAAGCCACGTTGGTTGAATCTGCAGAAGGAGAAGCACAAGAAGCCTTAGAAtcacagagctggaagggacctggGAGAGAGTCCAGGCCCCCACCGAGCAGAGGACGAAACAGAGTTCCCAGAGGAGAGAAAGGACTTACTCGAGTTCTCTGGTTAGAAAGGagccgggacacctgggtggctcagtcagttaagcaccggacttcagctcaggtcatgatctcacggtcaatgaattcgagccctgtgtcaggttccgtgctgacagctcagagcccagagcctgctttggattctgcgtctccctctctctccacccctccctcactcacggtctgtctgtctgtctctctgtctctcaaaaatagacattaaaaaagtaaaaagaaaggaagaaagaaagaaagaaggagaaagaaagagagcagcaCAGCTGGGACTTGAAGCTGGGACTCCAGCTTCAGAGTCCTACCTCACTGGGTTTTGTTTGCAAGCACAGAGTAAGGGTAGGAGCTAAGGTTTGCTCCAagctgactttctttctttctttctttctttttttttttaacgtttatttatttttgagacagagagagacagagcatgaacggggggagggtcagagagagggagacacagaatctgaaacaggctccaggctctgagctgtcagcacagagcccgacacggggcttgaactcagaccgcgagatcatgacctgagccaaagtcggctgcttaaccaactgagccacccaggcacccctccaagcTGACTTTCAAGGTGTAAAcacagccagggagggacaggacCAGCTTAAATAGGAGACAGTGTCTTTGTTCCAAAACCTAGAACTTGAATCCCCTCATGGATGGAGATCTAGAATGAGCAAACTTCTGTATGCAGGGAAAATACCTGTGATTCTAGGCCAAGCTCAGGCCCCTTTGACCCCCAGTCTCATTTATGTTGTAGATACAGGTGCACACTGTCTTCTGGATTCTGTCTTCTTTGACCCCTCAAGGACAGTCCCACTCATTCTGTCACTCAGTCATTGAGCATGAGAGCACAGACAGTGCCAGGCCATTGCTGGGGACCTGGGTGGGCAATCTAGAGTCTAACTGCCCTGCAGGTGCCATGGCATCATCTCCAACTGCAGTGGAGGGTCAGCTTCCAGGTACAGGGCCCCCAAGCATCCCTTTCTGGATGAATACTTGTTCTGTGTCGAGATTGTACCCAGGGAATGGACCATCCTGCAGGGAAAAATGAACTTCTCTCTTGGACGGTCAAAAGGGGAGAGTGCAAACTGGTAAGATTTTTTCCAGACACAGTATTCTTTCTGAAGACTACATGAGCGCCACATGCCAGGAGGAAAGCTTCTGGGACAGGCCTTGACCTCTGGCTGGACACACCCTGTTACATGAGGCGTAGATTGCACACTGCATTACCTTGCCCTTTGGCAGAGGCTGTAGAATCACTGAAAGCCATGTCAGAGCTTTAAGGAAGCACAGACTTGAAGCCAGGTCTACTGACTCTAAGACAGCAGTCCTGTGCCTCTGTGAAGTTTCAACCAACACACTCAAAGGCAAAGCCCTTTGCCTCCTCTGTGAAGCACTGTGACGTCTTCAGATACTCTGGTTCTCCCATAGGTGTGCTCCTAGGTGTGGCTACTCACGGCCCGAGCAGAGGGAAGAACATTTGATAGAAGATGTAGATCACAGGGGTGAGAAGCTGAAGGCGTCTGGATTGACCCATGTAAGGCAGAGAAGTGAGGGCAAGGGGCGAGTACCTGTCGGTAGTGGAGGGACCAGCCTCAGTAAAAATAGATCCTCCTTCATTTTTCCTACATCCTGGCCTGCTCCCCAGCTAACATAAAACCTGGATGATGCGAAAGTTGTGGGAGGTTGCTTTGGCCAACGGGGTGGTGTTCACCCTATCCACTCTATCGATACATATTTAGTGCCTAGATTAGGTCAGGGATGGAGGGGTTCCACAAGCGCCTTGCCTGAGAAACATCTGTTTGATTTGGCCCCATCTAAGCCaggcccaacgcagggcctggAGATGTGCCATGAACACCAGAGTCTACAGAGGCTCCACCTCTCAGCCCTTGAGGGCAGACCCACAATGCTCAACCCTAGGCAGCCACCGCGTCTTGGCAGAAACTCAGCCGAGAGTTGGGGGGCAGGAGCAAGGCCCAGGAGACAGGTAGGCTCTAACCAGACACTCAGGGACAGGAGGTCAGGAGGTTGGCGTGCTATGGAGAGGAACTGGGAAAGTAAGTTTAAAGTAATGGATCTCAGCCCAACTAGAAGGGCCCCAAAGGGCTTCCGCTTTTCTGAGAGAGCATATTGTCTGTAAGGTAACACTTTGTCTCTGTTCTCTTGGCTCAGAGAGGCCCTTGGTACACAGGTGAGGGACGTGTACTGAGGGACAGGCTTGTGATCATAGTGACACAGCAGGCAAGCAGGGGAGCCTGCACTGGCTGGGTGGCAGGGTCTGCATCCTCTTGTAGGTTCCTTGATAAAGGGGCAACTGACtatgccctgccccccaccctgcgtCATTAGCTAAGCTGGACTGAGAGTAAAGCCATGTCATGGATAATGCTTGACCTATAAAGACCTTGACTCAGGTCCTGGCCCCACCTCTTACTAGCAGTGGCACTTTGGACCAGTGTTTTCCCCTCTGCGAGTCTTGGATTACTCAGACATACAGCAGAGAAGGCCACCACTAAGCACCAAGGACTGAATGTGCTTGGCACTAGGAAGccctctcttcttctattctgtgtGTGAGTAGAGCAGGGAGGTCTCTACAGTTGGTTAGAATGAATACATTCATTGCTTAAAGGGTAATTTGCAAAGAGCCTCTTGTCCAAATGGATGTCCAAAAGAAGGGATAAAATGGGACCATAATAGTTTGGTATCATTCTCACAATTCTCTTGCAGGGTTGTGTTAAATTCATGAACAGCCTGGCCCTTATTTAATCTCTCCAGAAAAGCAAAGTATATTTGGCTTGAGAGTGTCCCAGGATGAGCAAAAtgaggttaaaaacaaaagcacaaggGAAGGGGGAACCACTCCCTAAGGGCTGGTAGGAATTGATAGCCTGGATCTGCTGGTCAGCAAACTCTCGGGAAGCTTCCAGCTCCCAAAACCTGTGCGCAGGGCCTCCCTAGGGCAGTCACATGCTGTACCCAATATACATCCCAGGCTATGCACAAGACGTGCACTGCCACACTCTTCTTAGGAGAGGAGGAACACTACTCTTCAACATTTAGGCTGCCCAGACACAGCCCTACCTTCCTGAGTACACACTCATCCCCGGATAGCTGGACCATCTGGCAGTATCTAAAGCTCAGGAGGCTGCCATCTACCTCCCCCCAGAAAAAAGACAATGGCACGGCCTCCCATGTGCCAATTGGAACATGGTCTTCATGGTGGgtcccattttgtttttcacctaGAGGAGGAAGTCCCCTCTCTTCACCACTTCCAGAGTCAGGATTATGAACAGGGCGTAGGGTAAAGGAAAAAGACGAAGACACAGCAGGCCTGGGTTCTACCCCTCACTTTGCCACtccctagctgtgtggccttgggcaagtcacattttctctctgagcctctctctcCCATTAGCAAAATGAAGGGGTTAAAATTTCAGGCTTGAAATTTTAGGGTTGTCGTGTGCCAACATGCTAATTAATTAGAAGTGGTTGTTGGGAAGGAGTTTAAAGTCTTGTCCAGCCTCGAAAGGGAAGAGCACCGACAAACACAGCTCATGGGTCACAGATTGTCATCCTGGAcaatttgaaaattcttttcaaCGCGGTCATTCTATGATTCTAATGCTCATGTATGAAACTGGGAGTTGGTTGACCAAAACTGCCAACAGTCATGCTTCATTAAGGccacatgttatttttaaatgtttaaattaggTGCCCAAATTGTAAAGTATGGAGATTTTACATAAAAGATACACAGCATCAGGAGGCTGGTCAGGAGTTGTAGCTTCTCACGTGAAACAGGGACACCCCCACCCCTTTCATAATTGCTTCACTCATCTGTTACCTGCCTGGCCCGGAAGGCCTTATAACTCTCTCGTTGCCCtgctttctcccttccctgctcctttccACTCACGCCTCCCACACGGACACACACTTGCCTTCGTCAGGGGCATCTTTGTCCCACACGGACCACATCTGGACGCTGAAGAAGGGTGCCCAGCAGGCAATGTAGGCCAGCACAATGACGAAAGTCATCTTCACGGTTCGGATCTTAGCCCTCGAGATGGTACTGATGCTGCTGACCCGGGATGGCAGGCCCCGTGTGGCGGCAGCTGGGACAGAAGGCGACATCCTGTCCCAAGTCCTCCAGCCCCTTCCTTCCACCTTGCGGGCCTGCGTCTTGACTTTGAGGTTCTTACAGATCTCGTGGTAGATGAGGCTGTAGCAGGCCGTGAGCATGACCACAGGCAGGACAAAGATGGCCAGGGTGGTCCAGGTGATATAGACCCGAGGCCCCCAAGGGAAGCGGAAGTCTGCCCAGCAGTCCAGCACCCCCGTGCCCTGGAACACCTCCCGCAAAGAAAAGATGAAGATCTGAGGCAGGCTGAGGATGGCAGCCAGCAGCCAGGGAGCGGCGATGAGAGGGTAAGTGGACTGGCTGGGCTGCTGGAGGCTGCGCAGGGGGTGACAAACAGCCAGGTAGCGGTCCAGCGTCATGGCCAGTAGCATGTAGGTGGAGGCGAACATGCTGAGCACCTGCAGATACTTGACGGCCCGGCAGAGGAGGTCAGGGCCCTGGAAACGGTAGGTGATGTCCCACAGCAGCTGGGGCAGCACCTGAAATAGGGCCACACCCAGGTCAGTCACGGCTAGGTGCAGAACAAACAGGTGCATGCGGGAGCGCTTGCGGCCTGGCTGTCCCAGGGTCAGCAGCACAGTCAGATTGCCCCCTGTCGCCAGCACCAGGACCGCGGCCAGGATTCCGATCTCCACCTTGGCCAGCTCCTCATCCCGGCCCATCCAGGGTGTGGTGGCATTGGGGACGGAGAAGGTGCCCCCGGGAGTGGGGTTAGCAGCCCAGGCAGGCCCAGAATCCATGGTTgagtgtgctgggggtggggggaggggaggggaggagggagagggaaggaccTACGGATGGTGTGGAGGCTAGTGGAGAGTTTTGATGGCTGAAACGGAGTGGGGAGGGAAAGGTTTCAGacgggga from Lynx canadensis isolate LIC74 chromosome F1, mLynCan4.pri.v2, whole genome shotgun sequence includes:
- the AVPR1B gene encoding vasopressin V1b receptor, with protein sequence MDSGPAWAANPTPGGTFSVPNATTPWMGRDEELAKVEIGILAAVLVLATGGNLTVLLTLGQPGRKRSRMHLFVLHLAVTDLGVALFQVLPQLLWDITYRFQGPDLLCRAVKYLQVLSMFASTYMLLAMTLDRYLAVCHPLRSLQQPSQSTYPLIAAPWLLAAILSLPQIFIFSLREVFQGTGVLDCWADFRFPWGPRVYITWTTLAIFVLPVVMLTACYSLIYHEICKNLKVKTQARKVEGRGWRTWDRMSPSVPAAATRGLPSRVSSISTISRAKIRTVKMTFVIVLAYIACWAPFFSVQMWSVWDKDAPDEDSTNVAFTISMLLGNLSSCCNPWVSMGFNSHLRPWPLCHPDCCGGPRPRPRRQLSSLSLSSRHTTLLTCSSGLPALTLSPRLGGGPGTEGSLKDSAQVDGEASTETGVF